The DNA window CGTAGGCCGCGAtgagggcggcgacggtggcctCCTCGGGGGCAATGGAGAAGGATGGCATGGtctcgaggaggaggcagcgggCGTGGTTGAGCATGCGGCGGGAGGCGAGGATCGGGATGAGGAGCGAGAAGGTGGCGGGCTCGGGGCTGAACCCGGCGCGGCGGTAGGCGAAGCGGAAGAACTGGAGGGCGAGgtcggcgcggccggcggcggccgcgcccgaGATGACGTCGTGgacgagcggcgcggcgaaggTCGGGGAGAGCAGGCGGATGGAGTTCTCGAGACGGGTGGtccacgggcggcggcggatcatGTAGAGGATGGTCTCGTGGAGGGGCTCCTCGCGGCGGGGCGGGTTgggggtcgccgccgccgcatccgccgcagCTTGAGGCTCAGGCTCCGGGGCAGCTGGTTCGGGCGGCGTGTCGAgggtggaggtggagaagGAGGCATggcagaggaggagaggggacgGGGCGTGTGGGTtgctgcggcggaggaggcggaggagatggtggcggcgcgacATGGCTGCGGGTGGAGGAGTGGAGATCGCGGGGGAGAAGAGACGAGACGAGGGTTTAGGACGAGCCGACGAAATGGAGGAGCGTGACGGGCCCACGTTTTCACTGGGCCCCCTCTACCGCAACCGGCCCAGCCTATTAGCCCATTTACGGCCCACATTTGATGATGCCTGTTACCTCTTATTTTGCTTCTCATGAATTGAGCATTTGATGATTAATTGGGTTTGCTGCAAAATACATTATTATGTGAATTAGTATCATTCaactttatgaaaaaaaacacatttcattttaattgttatatatacacataatgTATTACggatttcaaatttatttgtacgtTATCTTCTTTTGTACATAACGAAAATGGGCTGAGTATAATAAATTTGAGATTTGATACTAAATTTAGCTTTGAATAGGATATGTATACAAGtaaataaaagtaataaaTGCCAATTTGTGAACTATAAAACTTTTCCATGATTGCATTTTTTGGATTGTTTAACACCTGCAATTTCAATATTATCTGCTGGCTTAAATACTACAATTTCAATGAAATCAGTGTGACCGAGTAACATTAAGCTAGGCCTAAACATGTGAATTTTTCgaaatttgttaaaaataaaatgatactATCAACTTAGATTGTTAAGAGCGTTTGGTGTGGATTAATTTCGTTAATTTTGTCTGTACAGCATTACATATCGTAGCCTAATAATAAGCTTTGCTAGCTAATTGAAGATGGCCGGCTCCAGCCGCGGCTCCGTCAAGTccaccgtctcctcctcctcctcctccacctccggcgACCGCCAGCTCCCTCGCCCATCGCCGTTGACACTACACCTGACGGCTAACCTAGTGTGTTGCGTATGCACATGCAttgcgtcgccggcgccggcgccggcgccactgCTTCTCCCGATTCGGGTGACcaaggtggcggcgccggcgggcttGCGGGCCGGCGCGATGGTGGAGAGGATCTGGACGACCTCGCTCATGGTCGGCCTCGCCTCGGGCTCCCACTGCAGGCACTCCCGCGCCAGGTGCGCCATGATCTGCATCTCCTCATGCGGGAACCGCCCCTGCAGCGCCGGGTCCGGCAgctccgccaccaccagccgGCTGTCGCGCAGCCGGGGCGCCGCCCACAGGACGAGGCTCtcccccgacgccgccgacggccggtggtggtggatcgGCTGCCGCCCCGTGATGAGCTCCAGGATGACCACGCCGAAGCTGAACACGTCCGACTTGAGCGACGCCTTGCCCACGATGGCGTACTCCGGCGCGAAGTACCCGAACGTCCCCAGCAttcgcgccggcgagctcgagcagctcgtcacgccgtcgttcaTCAGGCACTTGGCCATGCCAAGGTCAGTGATCTGCGCCaacccccaaaaaaaacacgAACACCTTGTCATCATTTGCATTTCCGCCATTGATCCACCACCAGCTGAGCTAGAGCTAGCTGATCACCTTGGCTCTGAACTTGTCGTCGAGCAGGATGTTGGTGGACTTGATGTCGCGGTGGAGGatccgcggcgccgccgcctcgtgcAGGTACTCGAGGCCCCTCGCGGCGCCGagcgcgacgccgacgcgcgtCGCCCAGTCCATGGGCTTCCTCCCCTGCTTGAGGTCGAGGCAGTCACGCAGGTTGCCGTTGGCCATAAATTCGAACACCAGCAGCCGCTCCAGCTGCCTCCCCTGGCTCTCCATGCAGTACCCCAGCAATGGCACCACATGGCAGTGGTTCAGCCGAGACAGCAGCTCCACCTGTTCGACCaaatgccaatttttttttttttgtcaaaatgcAAATGCTCTGTGTTCTTGAGATTGCCATTGACATGATCTCTACCTCGGATAGGAACTCGAAGTCTTCGTCTGCGCCTCCCAGAGGCCTGAGCTTCTTCACGGCGATGACTTTGGCGTCGCTGAGCTGGCCACGGTACACCTTGCTCGTTCCACCAACTCCGATCAGGTGTTCGTCTGAAAATTTGCCTGTTGCTTGCTCCAGCTCTGAATAGGAGAACCTCACGATGACACCGGGAAGCGGGCCACCTTCAGTGCCACATATCGGGTTGCAGCTGCACAGAAACTCTGTCACAGATATATGAACCAAGAATCAGGGTTCTGCTCTGAATACAAGCTCtgaattttggaacaaattcAGTCAGTTGCAGCATCTAAACTGTACTAACTTTCAGAGGTAAAGTCTTCACTTGACTTACCCTTAAGGACACTGATCTTTGGTTTTGGCTTTGTTTGGGGAAGAGGAGAAGATCGATGACTGACGAGGTTTGATCTGCTGCTCCAGCTGGTGTACTTATCAAAGGAGTAAGCATGTGAATGTGGAGATAGCGCATCCTTGCGACGCAGGTAGTAAACCGTGGTGCCAAGGAAAGCAATGGTAGTGAGGATCACACACACTAGCAGTGTGATTATCACTGTTTTGTTTGAGACATGCTTCTTTCCTTCCTGAGAAATTCCTGGACAGTTGAAGCACATAACATTCAGTAGCCACAAACAAGTTCATTTGAAGTTTCTGTAGACATTACTGGCAAATGTATCTGAATTGTAATACCGGATGTGCAGTTACAGGAAGTGAAGCAACTCCCATCATGTATCGCTGCGTGTTCTTTTCGAAGGGCTTTGTCGGAGGCACATGTGCAGTTCCATGATCCTgtgccaccatcatcatctgCTGAAGAGATCAATTGCTCATACCTTGTAGGCAATGGCAGGAAGATGAACTATGGACTGTTCAGAGCCTACATACATGATCAATTGCTCATACCTTGTAGGCAATGGCAGGAAGATGAACAATTCGACGACAGGCTGCTATTGGAGTTTGTTTCACCTAGTGGATGAGCTGTGCATACGCATGTCCAGCTTGTCGATCCAGTTCCCTCTGCAGTGCCATCTGTAAAATAACAAGTGTACACATCTTATATCCTATAATGAGCCACAGTATATTCAGTTAATTTTGCAAGCATCACAATGCAACAAACTGATAAATCAATTGCGTTCCATGAGTGTGTGGTGCTTACCACAGTATGCTACTTGGATCAGAAGTACAACACTCAGGGAGGCCAGGAGAAGTTTCATGTGTAGATCCATCAGATGGAGAATGGGGAAGAAACAATCATATTGACCCCATGTGATATGCTCTGGAAAATGACAGAGGGCATGTTTGAATACATCGTTTATTGACCGAAATCGAAGATAGAGTTGCCTCGAGTACATGCATAGCACTAAGAACAATTCCAAATGCACACTAATATTGTTATATGGTACATGGTTGACTGGCTATTAGTACCAAATTATACCACTACACATCCAGAGGAATTATAAAACAGGAAAGAATATATGAACAAAACTAGGGTAACATGGAGGCTTATACTTCTTATAAAGTAAAGTAATGCATTACCACACAGATGTGCAAAAcattattaacaattaaaaagacCTATTAGATGCCGAGCCATGATTAACAAGTAACAAGTTGACAGAAAAATGGAGGCCTCAGAGGTTTACTTACAACTGATTTGACTTGGTAACACTGATCAAATGCGTAGGGCACATACATGATCTCTCTAAAGATTCACCACAAAACCAGCCAGGTATAACAAAGGACTAATTTGAGTTTCTTTAAACTGTATCCTGGTTCAGAAGTAGAACACAAGAGAGAgcagggaggggaggggaagcAGGGAGAGATGTGAAGTTCtaacttcagagttcagacttaAGTCTGGACTAACAAAGAAGGCTGCTTATATGCAGGCAAGGCACGAAGAAAGAGACATAATCTATGAACATTCAACAGCAGTTTTTCAAATGTGTGCTTCCAAAAGAAATGGAATTTTGCAAATAATTAGCATTATAATAACACACTAAGTGCCAGCACCTTCCTAGACAGGAGACATCTCAACCTACAGCACACACTATAGGAAAAAATAAGTAACAGGCCTGGAACTAGCAGAACACAGCCACTTTTTTCATGCTACAAAGACTCGAGAATGCCTGAACTTAGGTGTGATGTTTGAATAGAGAGATTGATTTGGAACTGTGGATTGAAAACTTGAAATGACATCTGACCTAAGATCTCGAATGTGATGGAGAACAAGTCTGGCGGTGATTAGAAATCTCAGACTCTATGATCACTGATCAGGAGTCTGAAAGCCACCTGGATAAAAGAAGATTGTTGGTCAATCCACACGAAAACACACAAAGCCATAGGTTTCTGTCGGCCAAGGACAACGTGGAGACTTCTTCAAGATACAAATTGCTCATTTCAATGTGTTGCTTATTCTGATGGTTACTTCTCAACTCTACCTGCACGCTTATCGGCTCATGGATGTGTCTTCTGCAACTACCACTAGAGTCTGATGCTTAAAATAAGTTTCCGTCTTGGAAGTGCGTAGGAGCTAGCTTCCATTCCCTAGTTCTTTTGTTGACGTGATTCATCCAAAGAATCATTAGATGGCTAAATTGGTTGCAAGATGCACATCGATAGCATTATACCTagacatataataataatacctatcatggaaaaaaacaaaattattcgGTTGGTAACTTGACCAACTAACAATGGCTGCAAGAATGGGATTAAAAACTAAAGGGGAAAAATGGGAAATGGTAAATATAATATACCCAAAATTTTCACCTTTTGAGAGAAAACATCTTTTCAAGCAGCATGAAGACCTGTTTTCAGATGCTACAGAAcagttactttttttttcttgacacCGACACTAAATTAACAGACTTTCTAATTGCAGCCGTGACAGTTAAGCTCGGTAGGCGAAGATCCAACAATACAGtaagtattaattaatccTGTAATGCTAGGTGACATCATTGTGTTTAGATTCTCAGTCACCTTAATCAGCACGGTCAGCTACCCTGCCGCGTACCCTTCAACACTTTGAGAATTAGTACATCCATGACAGCATGAAGGTCGCTTGATAGCTATCTCTTTTCAAAGATCGCATCAAATCTTGTGTAAAATTGGAGGAAAACAACATcttgcttatatttttgtgGCAGAATTGCGTCGTAGAGGAAGAATTCTCCGATCCAGAACCACTGGATTCATCCTGAAATATAGTAGTAATACTAGTATCTCGGATGGGGTAAAAAACATGTAGTCACCTGAGAGTCTGTGACCACATTGGAGACCTAAATTACCCCCTCCCTATTCTAACCCAtcatcttccttttctttataCTGGCACAGTACCATTTCCACTAAAGAATGTATCCCAGTTCAGGTCtctaggttaaaaaaaaaaagttaccaTCTTTCCTCGAAGAAATTAAACTACTTGCCTTCccggcaaaaagaaaaaaagaaaagaaattaaactaCTTGACTGTTCAGCACGAATGATTCTTCAGCGAGGAAGAGAGGCCAAGGTAGATCGGCAGCAGGCAGTGGATGGCATCATTCTGTCAGTGAGGaacagaagaaacaaaaagggagggagagaggggaaaaaggcATCCCAATGTTGGTTAGGCTTAATCCAGCCCTCGGTTGAGCAGATAAGGTGCCATCTGATCCGTCCATTGTTGGGAATCTGTGAGCAAAGGTCGAACCTTTGAAGCATCCAGCTTGATTGGAAATGATGGGTGGTTTGCAGTTCTTCAGAAATTTATCCTCGAAGTGAAATTCGTAACCTTTTTGTTTCGAAAACAACCATACAtttcgaactcgaagaaataGTATCAGTACTGTGCAAGTTTGCTCCATGCTGAGGCAAGGTCAGTGGAGTGGGTCCTGGAATGGGCAGTGGCCCAGATCATGGTTGAAAGCTACATGCAAGAAGGGAAGAGACCCAAGAGAGCGATATGCAGGGCAGGTCGGCGGCTTGCCTATGCCTGAAGAACAAATCCAAAGACACAACTCGCTAGATTAACAAACTGTTGTATAGAGTTTCTGCAAGAATTCTGGAGGTTTCAGTTCCTGCCTACGCTCAAACTCCTCAAGATTCAGCTCAAATCCAAAGCGGGGGAAGGAAGAAGCAAAAACGATTCTAGTGAAGAAAAAGAGTAATGTGGGTGGTCAAATAAGCACACAGAAGTTAGAAAAAGAATTTGTAAGAACAAAAGCAGAAACCAAAATTCAGGGCAGTAATAATTTGTAAGAAGATGATTATGTGCATCGAGCAAGATTAAAAGGGGATGGGTGAAGAAGAGGGTAAACTGTTACTGACCTGCttgtgtttggtttggaggAAGTTTGGAGGTATTGGGGCAGAGGGAAGCGAAGTGAAGGGGTGGTGTGGTGGTCTTTTGGATTGAATGCAGTGTGGACAAGTGAATGAGATGGATGCCTTCCCCTACATTAATACTAGTAGTACTCTAGCAGGAGCAGCAGAAGGAGGGGGAGGTGATGGCAAAGAAAGTCAGCCGCTCCTCCGGCTTAATTTTTGTCTGCATTTCGCAGCGCACTTGTGCTCACGCACGACACCGCCTCCGAATCAAATTTCCGATCCATGGCGCCGCATGTGCCTTCACCGCCTCACCATCTTCGTACGTCTCATCGCTAcaactgaagaagaagaagaggaggaggaggagtcaCAGCTCACAACTCATCATCCTTGTAGCCTTGCTGTACGAGTACATTCAGCAGCAGTGAAAAGCCATCCCGTCACTGGGACATTCACGCAGCATTCAGCATTCGAGAACCACTTGCAGAGTGCCAGCCAAGAGGTCGCACTGGGACATTCCACTCCTTCCAGTCTCAAGAACTCGGCAAGgggttagaaaaaaaaaaaaaagagaggcaCAAATGACCATCAGTTTCCTCCTTTCAGTCTTCAAAATAAGAATTCTAACATGCACCAGCATGTGGCAACACTAGACTTTACCATATACAAAATGCATCCACGTTCATCTAAGGCTGCAACAGGTCAACTCTAACAGGAAAACCGTAGGTTGAACACACTGCACACACTTCACAGAAAAATAAGCCGGCAGGATGACAAGCTAATCAGATCAAAACTCACAACCATAGCGGCATGTTCCATAGAGAACGGCGGTCCATCACAATAATATCTTCAGCAGAAAAAAGGTAACCTCAATATTTACAGATCCGGATAAATAAGGTTTCGTATATGCAGGAAAGGTAAACTGATTGTACAAGATAGATATTCAAAATTATGATAATAGCATCGGTTTTTGCCAAAAGAAACCCCGAACACTGTACTTCTTTTGATGTTCCTCTCTTGCTATCAGAATATTATGAAGGGGTTAGATCGTCTCTAATTCTAATCAATAAACTTTTACACTACTAATAACCTATAATTTAATAACTGGTATATGCCTCATTACGATTCGTCGTCAGATATACACATGACTTCTGTAATAGAGATTGTCCCTCTAGGCTCAATAGTCCGCTCAAGCTAGGTATTCAATGATGCTGATGTATAATAAAAACTAGAAGGATAGATGCCTAAAATTTCTTAAACTCaaaattgatatataaaaatatagacagtttttttaactcatactTGATACACAAATATCCtacgtataattttttcacattaattattttatacactataaaaagtttttatatacagGTCCATGTAACtagataaaactataaaagaaATGATACCTTcgtaaaaacagaaaaaaacagaTCGTCACCCCTCTGATCAATTCGCGCAGAGGCGTCCTGCACGCACGCTCACGCATCAAAACTTTCATTAACTGTATCCCCATCCCCACTAGGATTATTTCTCATAGGTCCATTGCACAACCCTCACACGAACACGAATAGGTGAGAAACCTCAAACTCGGAGAGGCTCGTCGTCCCTAGCCACCACCGCTATTGCTGGGGAAATACAGCTCGAGCACGTCACCGTGTGGGATTTGTACCATCTTCTATTAGTTAATAACGGTAGGGATGAACGTTGTTGTACAATTGAATGACTCTAGATTTGTCAAATATAATATGGATGGCTCTAGAGCGTTAGCTATAGTCACAACTCAcagtaaaataataatttttaatagttacaATAATCTGCTATATTGGTGTGCAGTGTACCGCAACAGTGCTTTGCCATTACACCTCACTATGTTCATTGCTTACCAACGAGAGAGGATGTGGACCCCACGGTGTGAGAGTAGAAATactaaagaaaaagagagacgCTGATCATCTGACACGTAGGTCGTagtagtattatttttaattttttattgaaagaATTAACATGTAAGTACAGTACTTGTGGACTGATTGAACGTGCTGCGTCACACAAAATCGATCTACATACAAACTGCTTGGGGAGGTAAAATAAGCTACTGCTATTAAACACTTGAGGGATGTTATCTCGTTTTGTCGTCGAGGGAGCGCCATTAGACTCCACCTATGGTCGAGGGAGGTACTTTGGACTTTTTACGGGACGGAAATTGAATTCCCGGCCCAAAAGCTCTAGACCACAGGTcgactccggcgacggcgacgccaacgctccgccgccgcctcctccacctcctcctccgccgcctccgccagcGCCAAACAAGCCCGGAAGTGGCTGCTTCGGGCGCCGCGATGAGCCAGCGCAGGAGATCTAATGCCGCCGTCCCGCCGCCTCCTGAaggaggcgccggcgacgcgatCACCACCGGAGCCTCGTCGGCGGAGAAGGAGAGGCGGGATCTGCCGTGGATGGCGGGATCGGACCGAAGGGtgctggcgctggcgctggcTTTCCGCGCGGCGAACGCGCTGCTGGTGCGCACCTACTTCAACCCCGACGAGCACTGGCAGTGCCTCGAGGTCGCCCACCGCATCGTCTTCGGGTAaactcgccgccgctggccgctgcttagatgctgctgctgctgcattttGTGACCCTTTTCTGTTCGTTGCAGGTACGGCCACCTTACTTGGGAGTGGAAGCAGGGTCTTCGAAGTTACCTCCACCCCTTCGTCTTTGCTGCTCTCTACAAATTTCTGGCCTTGCTCCACTTGGATACCCCATGGTTTATGGTAGCTACTCTATCGTGTAAATAGAATTTTAGTTGGGATAGCTTATAGCTGGGTTCTTAATTCTATCTATCCACAATTTGTATCCTGTTCTATGTTCATCTCAATTCTAAGCAAATAGGCCCTTCACTAAAGAAGATAAGGAAACTTATGTGAATCAGATTATCTCTACATGTAGTAGCATCCTCTTATTGTTTCTTTGGTTTTTCACAGGCGATGGCTCCTCGCCTTCTACAATCAGTCTTTGCATCTTTTGGGGATCTCTACTTATATAAACTTTCAAAACTCATTTTCAATAATCATGTTGCCCAGTGGGCAGTATCCTTGAACtcatttttgtatatatgattttcctttttatgaataaaagtcCATTTTCCTTGTGAATAGTGACCTTAACAATTCATTTCCAGTTATTTTCGCAGCTGGTTAACTGGTTCATGTTCTTCTGTATTACGCGGACTCTATCAAACAGCATGGAGACAGTCTTGACTGTTGCTGGACTTTACTACTGGTTTACTGCAATGAAGTCTTCGAGGGGAACTTCAGTTGTTTCAAATCAGCAAGCTGCCAGCAAGCAAAGGCCCCCATCAAGAAAAATGGCTCTACTCATAGCAGCCTTAGCTTGCGCCATTCGGCCAACAAGTGCCATAACATGGCTATACATTGGTCTTTTGGATTTTATTCAGATGAAATCAAAATCCCGGTTTCTCTTTCTTGAGATCATTCCGCTAGGGTAAGAAATTATTGAAAAATCCATTTCAAAATTGTGGTTTCATTGTATTTCTTTGTTGGATATTTGTGCTGAATATGTATAAATCAGACTAATTTAGAATGTTATCTGTGGTAAATCATCATAATGCCTTTGCGCTgttatttcttgatttttttgcataaTAATGCTGATGGACTTTGTCTATTATTTCTTGAAATTTGGCATTGTTTATGTATTATGCTTGGTGACATCTAGGGTATTGCCCATGGCAAGTTTTCTCACTGATTGGTTTTCTGATAAACACACCAAGCATAATGTATAGTCAGGATGTGTTTCCACATGCTGCACCATTGCTAAGAAAGTCATTCACATTTTTCAAGACTGGAGGGATCAACATTACTATTGGCTATGCCAAACgtgataacaaaacaaatgatacatGGCTGATTACTATTGAGTTATGCATAAACATTAGCTTTAGGACACGTAGGATAGACTGTTACAGTCGTATGTGCGATATGCAATTGTCTGCCGTGTCATCAGCATTATGCATATAGTTTCTGAGATTAGGTCTCTTGACCCCTTCAGTTTCTTTTGTTAGAATTGTGATTGCCTTGTTATCCAAAAAGCTGATGATTTTAAGGATTGTTCTTCTTGTAACGCCATTTTTTCTCTTCGTTACAACTGAGGAAGACTTCTATAAACCTTATATGCCTTAATCTTTCTGCAGGGTCTTAGTCCTTGCTGCGGTAACATTTCTTGATTGTTGGATGTATGGTTCCCCGGTCATAGTGCcacttaattttttgaaatttaaccTCTTCTCTTCGGGGGGAGACTACTATGGAACACATGTGTTCCACTGGTACTTCAGCCAAGGTTTTCCATCAATGGTTTGGAGTTTCTTACCGTTTTCAATTTATGGAATTATGAAGTCTCGAGAATGGAGGCTTGCTGGTCTTATTGCCTGGGTATTGGCAGTTTATAGCATACTTGGACATAAAGAATTCAGGTACTTAACTCTTCTCAGAAGCTTGTAGTGTTCAATCTCTTCTCACCGCACAATTTCAATGCCCTGATATAAATAGATTGAAATAACAGGTTTGTTCTCCCAGTGCTTCCTTTAATGTTCATGTTCTCGGGATACAACTTAGCTGCAATGGTGCAATTCAAGGGAAAAGGTTGCAATGAGAAAGGGCACCTTTCGAGGTTGCAACTTTCTGTCATTCTGCTCATCCTAACGAACCTTCCCATGGCTTTATATATGTCCCTATTCCATCAAGTAAGTAATAAACATGTTCTTTATCTGTGTTGTTCCTCGGGTTAATTTTGTTGCTCTCTATTTGCACTTAGTTATCTTTTCTGTTCAAGATTCCTTTACTACTATTATACGTATCTTTTCATTGTGTCAGAGAGGAACTGAAGATGTTATGTTTTATCTGTCACGAGAAGCCCATGATGGAAGAGTAAAGAGTGTCCTCTTCCTTATGCCTTGCCATTCAACACCTTATTACTCTACATTACATTACAACATACCCATGCGCTTTTTGGACTGTACTCCTAGGTGATTGTTCtgatatcatttcattttacTATGTTGTAACCGGCCAGCCTATTATCCTGACTTAGTTTGCATGTTACCAGTGAAAAGAAAGGGACCTTGGATGAGTCAGATCGTTTCCTCATGAACCCATCATATTTTGTTGGCAAGAATTTTGGTAATTTATCTTCGTTCAGTCACATTGTATTATTTGAATCTGAAGAAAGACATGTCAAGTTGCTTCTGCACAATTCCTTTAAAGAGGTAAAACAATGTTGAACCTTAAAATCTCTTGTTCGCTTAGTTCGATAAGAATTTATTTTGTGAATTTATGTcttcatagaaaaaattctCAACAGTTTATAAGGCCTGCATCTGATACAATTGATGGCAAAATATAATAGGTTATTGTTTGTTGCACTAAGGTAGTTAATAGTTTATTCATTCTAGTTACAATTTGTGAATTAGTTATCTCTTGAAATGAAATTGATAGGTAGCACTACATTGCGTGATATGTTGTGTATCCCATGATAATTATTGTGTGTCACATGATAGTTAATACACTATCTTTTGTATTCTTAATCTTGCCCATTCATTAACGTCATGACATGTGTCCTGGTTGGCAGGTTAGGAGATTTTTTCACTCCCACTTCAAGGTTGATAGAGACCTTCAGTCGTCAGTTGTTGTTTATTCACAGATGGATGCATTGTGATTGCTGTGGCAGAAAAGGCTTGTTACTTTGTTAGTCTACTATCTTGTCTAACAATCTCTAATCAGTTTCGCCCTACTGTAATTTGTTGGTTGAGAGATGGTTTGTACTTTGGGTCTTAACTTTGAGAGATTGAATTTTTCCCATCTTTCATGATCCAACTCTATTTTGATGTATTACTGCCAACTTCCATTTTGAAAGGAGGACAAATCACCaggtaaaaggaaaaaaaagtagcgCCGACCATTCCTATGGCAAATTGTTGTTGCTGACATACTGAAGTTTTGAACCTCATAAAATCATGTCAAATATAAGTTTTCATTAATTTCCTGTAGTTCTTATTGTTgaacacaaatatttttacaggATATTTATGCAAGGAGATGCTAATCGAATCTACTAAAACCATTCATTGATACTTGCACACTCATCATCTACCGGTTTCTAAATCTAGCGTCATCAAGCTTCCATGTCGTCCAGTGATAGAAGGGTCATAGTGTGACGAGTTTTCAAGCAAGCATACAGTTTCTTCATTAGCATTCTCAATCAATTGTTCCCGCCAGGTGCTTCTTATTGCTTTAACCCTTTCAGCTACTTCTGTCATTAATGGCCGTTCTTCCCCCTTTGTACTCAAGCAACATTTTGCCAGTTGAGCAACATCTTGAAACAGCTCTGTTCCAACACCTAATATGTTCCTGTCCAATATGGACTCAAGTCTGTTCTCTTTCATTGCCAGAAGGAAGGATGATGCAaggcttttcttttcttcagcaCTGTCAGAATAAATTGCAGTTTTTCCTGTAA is part of the Oryza brachyantha chromosome 2, ObraRS2, whole genome shotgun sequence genome and encodes:
- the LOC102703550 gene encoding receptor-like serine/threonine-protein kinase NCRK isoform X2, translated to MDLHMKLLLASLSVVLLIQVAYCDGTAEGTGSTSWTCVCTAHPLGETNSNSSLSSNCSSSCHCLQDDDGGTGSWNCTCASDKALRKEHAAIHDGSCFTSCNCTSGISQEGKKHVSNKTVIITLLVCVILTTIAFLGTTVYYLRRKDALSPHSHAYSFDKYTSWSSRSNLVSHRSSPLPQTKPKPKISVLKEFLCSCNPICGTEGGPLPGVIVRFSYSELEQATGKFSDEHLIGVGGTSKVYRGQLSDAKVIAVKKLRPLGGADEDFEFLSEVELLSRLNHCHVVPLLGYCMESQGRQLERLLVFEFMANGNLRDCLDLKQGRKPMDWATRVGVALGAARGLEYLHEAAAPRILHRDIKSTNILLDDKFRAKITDLGMAKCLMNDGVTSCSSSPARMLGTFGYFAPEYAIVGKASLKSDVFSFGVVILELITGRQPIHHHRPSAASGESLVLWAAPRLRDSRLVVAELPDPALQGRFPHEEMQIMAHLARECLQWEPEARPTMSEVVQILSTIAPARKPAGAATLVTRIGRSSGAGAGAGDAMHVHTQHTRLAVRCSVNGDGRGSWRSPEVEEEEEETVDLTEPRLEPAIFN
- the LOC102703836 gene encoding mannosyltransferase APTG1, giving the protein MSQRRRSNAAVPPPPEGGAGDAITTGASSAEKERRDLPWMAGSDRRVLALALAFRAANALLVRTYFNPDEHWQCLEVAHRIVFGYGHLTWEWKQGLRSYLHPFVFAALYKFLALLHLDTPWFMAMAPRLLQSVFASFGDLYLYKLSKLIFNNHVAQWALFSQLVNWFMFFCITRTLSNSMETVLTVAGLYYWFTAMKSSRGTSVVSNQQAASKQRPPSRKMALLIAALACAIRPTSAITWLYIGLLDFIQMKSKSRFLFLEIIPLGVLVLAAVTFLDCWMYGSPVIVPLNFLKFNLFSSGGDYYGTHVFHWYFSQGFPSMVWSFLPFSIYGIMKSREWRLAGLIAWVLAVYSILGHKEFRFVLPVLPLMFMFSGYNLAAMVQFKGKGCNEKGHLSRLQLSVILLILTNLPMALYMSLFHQRGTEDVMFYLSREAHDGRVKSVLFLMPCHSTPYYSTLHYNIPMRFLDCTPSEKKGTLDESDRFLMNPSYFVGKNFGNLSSFSHIVLFESEERHVKLLLHNSFKEVRRFFHSHFKVDRDLQSSVVVYSQMDAL
- the LOC102703550 gene encoding receptor-like serine/threonine-protein kinase NCRK isoform X1; this translates as MDLHMKLLLASLSVVLLIQVAYCDGTAEGTGSTSWTCVCTAHPLGETNSNSSLSSNCSSSCHCLQADDDGGTGSWNCTCASDKALRKEHAAIHDGSCFTSCNCTSGISQEGKKHVSNKTVIITLLVCVILTTIAFLGTTVYYLRRKDALSPHSHAYSFDKYTSWSSRSNLVSHRSSPLPQTKPKPKISVLKEFLCSCNPICGTEGGPLPGVIVRFSYSELEQATGKFSDEHLIGVGGTSKVYRGQLSDAKVIAVKKLRPLGGADEDFEFLSEVELLSRLNHCHVVPLLGYCMESQGRQLERLLVFEFMANGNLRDCLDLKQGRKPMDWATRVGVALGAARGLEYLHEAAAPRILHRDIKSTNILLDDKFRAKITDLGMAKCLMNDGVTSCSSSPARMLGTFGYFAPEYAIVGKASLKSDVFSFGVVILELITGRQPIHHHRPSAASGESLVLWAAPRLRDSRLVVAELPDPALQGRFPHEEMQIMAHLARECLQWEPEARPTMSEVVQILSTIAPARKPAGAATLVTRIGRSSGAGAGAGDAMHVHTQHTRLAVRCSVNGDGRGSWRSPEVEEEEEETVDLTEPRLEPAIFN